The Planctomycetota bacterium genome includes a region encoding these proteins:
- a CDS encoding sulfatase-like hydrolase/transferase — MAEVLVIRRPSDWQRAGRLRRGVAIGESDQAEAPICSAGIVLHFSLLNKYSGSSVVRPNLRRKSSENVMRKTALLALTSISFGLLAAPEAAGDPDVKQPNVILIFTDDISAREIPVYGSNVWSDLLGGDTQDPALRAETPVMDRIANEGAWITTAWSATICSPSRAMIMSGRYATSTKWWHNGLVGKLESDERDIPRVLVHHSSPLLIGHVAQQAGYATMLAGKVQMLVQDAQNYGFDEMIDTPGQWHRWPSQHTDFHHTQHRENGEITLIDDDTGDVITTYRQHSWLWQPAVSLIKHPTADEPYAYWPITDKDKAEYGLTTYGPDVEQDFAIDFIERQHEAGKPFFVYHTSHLGHDAYNWLDPDSPSKWPHTPKVTWDGTSYSRQEPKITGDDGVYDLHGSLVGPGMHVHVEYLDYQIWRYLEKLEELGIENDTILIVTSDNGTSGFGKGTRDKQRGVHVPLIVYAPGAVMERTGEQKLLVSLADFLPTIADIVGYDIPSDYKIDGESFWPFLTGKTDTFRPWVYSWWKGDPFIRGNLVLKDAKGVWWDVSKTPDDLDSFPKITDWSAVSEAHRRERDELLGLLPQFDKFESDFDLPELADRSIVE, encoded by the coding sequence ATGGCAGAGGTGTTGGTCATTCGTCGGCCGAGCGATTGGCAAAGAGCTGGTCGACTTCGTCGCGGCGTGGCCATCGGCGAGAGCGATCAGGCGGAGGCGCCGATCTGTTCGGCGGGCATTGTGCTTCATTTCTCTTTACTGAACAAGTACAGTGGAAGCAGCGTCGTCCGACCCAACCTGCGGCGAAAATCAAGCGAAAACGTCATGCGGAAAACTGCACTCCTTGCCCTTACCTCCATCTCGTTCGGCCTCCTCGCTGCACCGGAAGCCGCGGGTGACCCAGACGTCAAACAGCCGAACGTCATCCTGATCTTCACCGATGACATCAGTGCTCGCGAGATCCCGGTCTACGGATCGAACGTCTGGTCCGATCTTCTCGGCGGGGACACGCAGGACCCGGCGCTGAGGGCGGAAACGCCCGTCATGGACCGCATCGCCAACGAAGGCGCGTGGATCACCACCGCATGGTCGGCGACGATCTGCTCGCCAAGCCGGGCGATGATCATGTCCGGCCGCTACGCGACGTCGACCAAGTGGTGGCACAACGGCCTCGTCGGCAAGCTCGAATCGGACGAGCGCGACATTCCTCGCGTGCTCGTGCATCACAGTTCGCCGCTTCTCATCGGCCACGTCGCGCAGCAGGCTGGCTACGCGACGATGCTGGCCGGCAAGGTCCAGATGCTGGTCCAGGACGCGCAGAACTACGGCTTCGACGAGATGATCGACACGCCCGGCCAGTGGCACCGTTGGCCGTCGCAGCACACCGATTTCCATCACACCCAGCACCGCGAGAACGGCGAGATCACGCTCATCGACGACGACACGGGCGACGTCATCACAACATATCGGCAGCACAGTTGGTTGTGGCAGCCAGCCGTCAGCCTCATCAAACACCCGACGGCCGACGAGCCCTACGCGTACTGGCCCATCACCGACAAGGACAAGGCCGAGTACGGGTTGACCACGTATGGGCCTGACGTGGAGCAGGACTTTGCGATTGATTTCATCGAGCGTCAGCACGAGGCGGGAAAGCCCTTCTTCGTCTACCACACGTCTCACCTCGGCCACGACGCTTACAACTGGCTCGACCCCGACTCGCCGAGCAAGTGGCCCCACACGCCGAAGGTCACGTGGGACGGCACGTCTTACTCACGCCAAGAGCCGAAGATCACGGGCGACGACGGCGTTTACGACCTGCACGGCTCGCTCGTTGGCCCGGGCATGCATGTTCACGTCGAGTACCTCGACTACCAGATCTGGCGATACCTCGAGAAGCTTGAGGAACTCGGGATCGAGAACGACACCATCCTGATTGTTACGAGTGACAACGGGACGAGCGGCTTCGGCAAGGGAACGAGGGACAAGCAGCGCGGCGTCCACGTGCCGCTGATCGTCTACGCACCTGGTGCTGTCATGGAGCGAACCGGCGAGCAAAAGTTGCTTGTGTCACTCGCCGACTTCCTGCCGACGATCGCGGACATCGTCGGTTATGACATCCCGAGCGACTACAAGATCGATGGCGAGAGCTTCTGGCCCTTCCTAACCGGGAAAACGGACACGTTTCGACCGTGGGTCTACTCGTGGTGGAAAGGTGACCCATTCATCCGAGGCAACCTCGTCCTGAAGGACGCAAAGGGTGTCTGGTGGGATGTGTCGAAAACACCGGACGATCTCGACAGCTTCCCGAAGATCACCGACTGGAGCGCCGTGTCCGAAGCGCATCGTCGGGAGCGCGACGAGCTGCTGGGCCTGTTGCCGCAGTTCGACAAGTTCGAGTCGGACTTCGACCTGCCGGAACTGGCGGACCGCTCGATCGTCGAATGA
- a CDS encoding sulfatase-like hydrolase/transferase gives MLRTILPSLCAACFAVLSAGQTAVADDREQPNILWIVTDDHRYDSIAAFNKILTGKEEGALGPVSSPNVDELVAEGTTFINAFTQSPACAPSRAAMHSGRYPHRRGVYGFELHHANNEAIYRKTIPEVLADAGYETARTGKLGERTIQWNGASFNWSNELYGQNLGGGRESTLLGFTDWVKEPIWQREPRGHVIHFHFDDEEHVSFFHPNTNVFEPDELAKADEIFERLDILTHNPAGLESPQGKMIISGVSSRSPGFTRDGYHVKNLTDHLENVGRVYPSYWGEELQGPDPAKPQMFHLGFDFPHTPVLPPASFREQFQKYTYRIPTASEEELESMPAQIRQAQKARHIDYMTDDEKQRMIQDYYAFCAYGDWLVGEAVDQFKAYSEAQGQPWMIVYVCGDHGWKLGEHGATSKFMMYGLDLQTPIVVVSSDKETFPAGKVVHDLAELIDIAPTLYSAAGIDVNAAEFEHLDGLDLAKIASGEASRDYVLAEAWWVTGPRGSIRTRDFAFSMKVNPTRAAGDEMDWPLDKPLAQVDPQLFDLRSDPAETVNLALDPDYAAVAEAMRNKLEDILIRDGRIEVEWDNGLEGKVFRLDGIEPKFGGDDKRLRLPVLEAASTAE, from the coding sequence ATGTTGAGAACCATTCTGCCGTCGCTGTGCGCCGCATGTTTCGCTGTTCTGTCTGCTGGGCAGACAGCCGTAGCGGATGATCGCGAGCAGCCGAACATCCTTTGGATCGTCACCGACGACCATCGGTACGACTCGATCGCAGCGTTCAACAAGATTTTGACCGGCAAAGAGGAGGGTGCTCTCGGCCCGGTCAGCTCGCCCAACGTCGACGAGCTTGTCGCGGAAGGCACGACGTTCATCAACGCTTTCACGCAGAGCCCGGCCTGCGCGCCAAGCCGGGCGGCGATGCACTCCGGCCGGTATCCGCACAGGCGCGGCGTTTACGGCTTCGAGCTCCACCACGCCAACAACGAGGCCATCTACCGGAAGACCATCCCGGAAGTGCTCGCCGATGCCGGCTACGAGACCGCACGCACAGGCAAGCTCGGTGAGCGGACCATCCAATGGAACGGAGCCAGCTTCAACTGGAGCAACGAGCTCTACGGCCAAAACCTCGGCGGCGGACGCGAGTCGACCCTGTTGGGATTCACAGACTGGGTCAAAGAGCCAATCTGGCAACGCGAGCCACGCGGGCACGTCATCCACTTCCACTTCGATGATGAAGAACACGTGAGCTTCTTCCACCCGAACACCAACGTGTTCGAGCCCGATGAACTGGCAAAGGCGGACGAGATCTTCGAGCGTCTCGACATCCTGACGCACAATCCAGCCGGCCTTGAGAGCCCGCAAGGCAAGATGATTATCAGCGGCGTCAGCAGCCGATCGCCCGGCTTCACCCGCGATGGCTACCACGTCAAGAATCTTACCGATCACCTCGAAAACGTGGGCCGCGTGTACCCGAGCTACTGGGGTGAGGAGCTACAGGGACCGGATCCGGCGAAGCCGCAGATGTTTCATCTCGGGTTCGACTTCCCCCACACGCCCGTCCTGCCTCCGGCATCGTTCCGCGAGCAGTTCCAGAAGTACACGTACCGAATCCCCACAGCATCCGAAGAGGAGCTGGAATCGATGCCAGCTCAGATTCGTCAAGCCCAAAAGGCCAGGCACATCGACTACATGACGGACGACGAAAAGCAGCGGATGATCCAGGATTACTACGCGTTCTGCGCGTACGGCGACTGGCTCGTCGGCGAGGCCGTGGATCAGTTCAAGGCGTACAGCGAAGCACAAGGACAGCCCTGGATGATCGTGTATGTCTGCGGCGACCACGGCTGGAAGCTCGGCGAACACGGGGCGACGTCGAAGTTCATGATGTACGGGCTCGACCTGCAGACGCCGATCGTCGTCGTCTCCTCAGACAAGGAGACGTTTCCCGCAGGAAAGGTCGTGCACGACCTGGCGGAGCTCATCGACATCGCGCCGACTCTCTACTCGGCCGCTGGAATTGACGTGAATGCCGCGGAGTTCGAGCACCTGGACGGACTCGACCTCGCCAAAATCGCGTCGGGCGAGGCGTCGCGCGACTATGTGCTCGCCGAAGCTTGGTGGGTGACCGGACCACGTGGCTCGATCCGGACTCGGGATTTTGCCTTCTCGATGAAAGTCAATCCGACACGAGCTGCCGGCGACGAGATGGACTGGCCACTCGACAAGCCGCTCGCCCAGGTCGATCCTCAGTTGTTCGACCTTCGGTCGGATCCGGCGGAGACGGTCAACCTCGCCTTGGATCCGGACTACGCCGCTGTCGCCGAAGCGATGCGGAACAAACTCGAAGACATTCTCATCCGCGACGGGCGGATCGAGGTCGAGTGGGACAACGGCCTTGAAGGTAAGGTCTTCCGACTCGATGGCATCGAGCCGAAGTTCGGCGGCGACGACAAGCGCCTTCGGCTTCCTGTGCTTGAAGCCGCTTCGACCGCCGAGTGA
- a CDS encoding sulfatase-like hydrolase/transferase — MTFWCLIRRAVVSLVVCAAGATAVEPERPNIVVIIADDMGYADLGVHGATDIKTKNLDRLASEGVTFSSGYVTHSFCAPSRAGFFAGRYQHRFGFEWNPHYDPANPHLGLPESEVTFVQRLNDAGYRTGGVGKWHLGAASPFNPLNRGFDYFYGFLGGGHDYFKIDLTAPVKTNYLGALVRNDQPAAFEGYLTDALSADAVQFIERESERDEPFFLYVGYNAPHAPLQATSDDLSHYRHIESWHRRTYAAMVHAMDRGVGHILDALEEAGERENTIVVFFSDNGGPVPNSWSGDGWWNGSSNEPLREGKAFVNQGGVRVPFLISWPDRLPKGAVYDEPVISLDVARTAVEVAGGDLSDGPTMDGINLVPFVTGEATSTPERALFWRQDNGAQWAVRKGDLVAVGSTREGVATSLYDLSVDIGETNDLSKERASDVLRLEQLFDEWNAGNMEFRFWNAGPYQQKLQEFYREGSGPEPMSD, encoded by the coding sequence ATGACCTTCTGGTGCCTAATTCGTCGTGCTGTTGTTTCGCTGGTGGTCTGTGCGGCCGGTGCGACGGCAGTGGAACCGGAGCGGCCCAACATCGTCGTCATCATCGCGGACGACATGGGCTACGCCGATCTGGGCGTTCACGGGGCGACGGACATCAAAACCAAGAACCTCGATCGGCTCGCCTCTGAAGGGGTGACGTTCAGCTCGGGATACGTGACGCACTCGTTCTGTGCCCCGTCGCGTGCCGGCTTTTTTGCCGGCCGATACCAGCATCGATTCGGATTCGAATGGAATCCGCACTACGACCCGGCCAACCCGCATCTCGGGCTTCCGGAGTCGGAGGTCACGTTCGTCCAGCGACTCAACGATGCTGGCTACAGAACCGGCGGCGTAGGGAAATGGCACCTCGGTGCCGCGTCGCCGTTCAATCCGCTCAACCGCGGCTTCGACTACTTCTACGGCTTTCTCGGCGGTGGGCACGATTACTTCAAGATCGATCTGACCGCGCCGGTGAAGACGAATTACCTCGGGGCTCTCGTGCGAAACGACCAGCCGGCAGCGTTCGAGGGCTATCTGACCGACGCCCTTTCGGCCGACGCCGTGCAGTTCATTGAGCGAGAGTCGGAGCGTGACGAGCCGTTCTTCCTTTACGTCGGTTACAACGCGCCGCACGCGCCGCTGCAGGCGACGAGCGACGACCTGAGCCATTACCGACACATTGAGAGCTGGCACCGCCGCACCTACGCGGCCATGGTCCACGCGATGGACCGGGGCGTTGGTCACATCCTCGACGCGCTCGAAGAGGCTGGCGAAAGGGAGAACACGATCGTCGTCTTCTTCAGCGACAACGGCGGGCCGGTGCCCAACAGCTGGAGCGGCGACGGCTGGTGGAACGGATCGAGCAACGAGCCACTTCGCGAAGGCAAGGCATTCGTGAACCAGGGCGGCGTCCGAGTGCCCTTCTTGATCTCGTGGCCGGATCGTTTGCCGAAAGGAGCGGTCTACGACGAGCCGGTCATCTCGCTGGACGTCGCGCGGACGGCCGTCGAGGTTGCCGGTGGCGATCTGTCGGATGGGCCCACCATGGACGGGATCAACCTCGTCCCGTTCGTCACGGGCGAAGCAACCAGTACACCCGAGCGTGCCCTGTTCTGGCGGCAGGACAACGGTGCTCAGTGGGCCGTCCGCAAGGGTGACCTCGTCGCCGTCGGCTCGACGCGCGAAGGCGTGGCCACGTCGCTCTACGACCTGAGCGTCGACATCGGCGAAACCAACGATCTGTCGAAGGAACGTGCGAGCGACGTCCTGCGGCTCGAGCAACTGTTCGACGAATGGAACGCCGGCAACATGGAGTTCCGATTCTGGAATGCCGGCCCGTATCAGCAGAAACTCCAGGAGTTCTACCGGGAAGGCTCAGGCCCAGAGCCGATGAGCGATTAG
- a CDS encoding stress protein produces MNQLKATLATLLACLAVPSLASADRLVEVSRAVTAHNTVTATVYDRDGTPFVFSGGDGGFIDVFRLEPDGSLVAVERQPLVAKKGPGRGFVGAKVGDNHFFFAGNKGGDAIEVFSLAEDGTLELVHNEHDSPDTHIAVVITLRVLHTAEGSFLFAGGLEFDEPGLTCYEIQPDGSLVHVQSMLDNDTLHTDGIIAMYDTTIGGKRYLVTGGFQDNGLSSFLVHDDGTFENVSNIGDNTTDLFLTGTYPVDGVTLGDNHYVVVGHRHHKYYRRLDFIKQKDFVYHGDAVSIFRLDEDGQIRPHSVLMDDEQTRLQGQTRIEVMKINDSEAAVVVGTRDDESLQICRLSADGTLRPTGVLGDVFPIYYGLASYGEGSDLRVIAGSVDFNLKRLVSYRLELSDVEAASDSGNGDLATADGD; encoded by the coding sequence ATGAACCAGCTCAAAGCCACGCTCGCGACACTCCTTGCCTGCCTCGCCGTGCCGAGCCTGGCTTCGGCCGACAGGCTGGTGGAGGTGAGTCGCGCTGTGACCGCCCACAACACGGTGACCGCCACCGTTTACGACCGCGACGGCACGCCTTTTGTCTTCTCAGGGGGTGACGGCGGATTCATCGACGTGTTCCGACTCGAACCCGACGGCAGCCTCGTCGCCGTCGAGCGGCAGCCGCTCGTTGCAAAAAAGGGCCCGGGACGCGGCTTTGTCGGTGCGAAGGTCGGCGACAACCACTTCTTCTTCGCCGGCAACAAGGGCGGTGACGCGATCGAAGTCTTCAGCCTCGCCGAGGACGGCACGCTGGAGCTCGTGCACAACGAGCACGATTCGCCCGACACGCACATCGCCGTCGTCATCACGCTGCGTGTTCTGCACACGGCCGAAGGCTCGTTCCTCTTCGCCGGCGGACTCGAGTTCGATGAGCCGGGTCTGACGTGTTACGAGATTCAACCCGACGGGTCACTCGTGCACGTGCAGTCGATGCTCGACAACGACACGCTGCACACCGACGGCATCATCGCGATGTACGACACGACCATCGGAGGCAAGCGATACCTCGTCACGGGCGGCTTTCAGGACAATGGCCTCAGCAGCTTCCTCGTCCACGATGACGGCACCTTCGAAAACGTCAGCAACATCGGCGACAACACAACCGACCTCTTCTTGACCGGCACTTACCCGGTGGACGGTGTCACGCTCGGCGACAACCACTACGTCGTCGTCGGCCATCGACACCACAAGTACTACCGGCGGCTCGACTTCATCAAGCAGAAAGACTTCGTCTACCACGGCGATGCCGTCAGCATCTTCCGCCTCGACGAAGACGGCCAGATCCGGCCGCATTCGGTCCTGATGGATGACGAGCAGACAAGACTGCAAGGCCAGACGCGGATCGAGGTCATGAAGATCAACGACTCCGAAGCGGCGGTCGTTGTCGGAACGCGGGACGACGAAAGCCTTCAGATCTGCCGGCTCTCCGCTGACGGCACGCTTCGCCCGACCGGCGTTTTGGGTGACGTCTTTCCGATCTACTACGGCCTGGCGTCGTACGGCGAAGGCTCCGACCTTCGCGTCATCGCCGGCTCGGTCGACTTCAACCTGAAAAGGCTCGTCAGCTACCGCCTCGAACTCAGTGACGTCGAAGCCGCGAGCGACAGTGGCAACGGCGACCTTGCAACGGCCGACGGCGATTGA
- a CDS encoding sulfatase-like hydrolase/transferase has protein sequence MSQPSSSTTRRRPNVLVFVADDQTYRSINALNNSEIETPNLDRLVRRGTTFTHAHHQGSWTGAVCIASRAMLHTGRMLYHCGGNDCGDHPLLGETFAQQGYATSCFGKWHNYGPSNPQGRSFEHIGVQLEAPLASPFNFNTLEAGGDLSNTQYHYPSPTNHWKPDDRSQPGHWKDSDADPTGRAHTSTLFADATIEHLRQHVESGSDKPFLTYSAFYAPHDPRQAPTEFLDKYPVQEISVPENYLPEHPFDQGDFTLRDEQLCPWPRTEEAIRVHRREYHAILTHMDAELGRVLDYLDESGLADSTIIVWTADHGLAVGQHGLMGKQNMYDHSVRIPLIFAGPGVPGGQTRNELVYQHSVFATLADLTGVEPPASLQFPSLAPLIRGDQVEAPHSDVFCSYRHYQRMCRNETHKLVLYPHNGRWQLFDLANDPMETDDLALHDDAKYKYRERIESLWDGLTRWQKRVGDQLQLNVSDFGLGYAH, from the coding sequence ATGTCGCAGCCAAGCAGCTCCACGACCCGACGTCGACCCAACGTTCTGGTCTTCGTCGCGGACGACCAGACCTACCGATCGATCAATGCGCTGAACAACTCGGAGATCGAGACGCCGAACCTGGATCGGCTCGTGCGACGTGGAACGACGTTCACGCATGCGCACCACCAGGGCTCCTGGACGGGGGCGGTCTGCATCGCGAGTCGCGCGATGCTGCACACCGGTCGCATGCTGTACCACTGCGGCGGCAACGACTGCGGCGACCACCCACTACTCGGCGAGACCTTCGCCCAGCAGGGCTACGCGACGTCCTGCTTCGGCAAGTGGCACAACTACGGGCCCAGCAATCCGCAAGGACGCAGCTTCGAGCACATCGGCGTTCAGCTCGAAGCGCCGCTCGCTTCGCCGTTCAACTTCAACACGCTGGAAGCGGGCGGTGACCTGAGCAACACCCAGTACCACTACCCGTCACCGACGAACCACTGGAAGCCGGATGATCGTTCACAGCCAGGGCACTGGAAAGACTCCGACGCCGATCCCACGGGCAGGGCGCATACCAGCACGCTCTTCGCCGACGCGACGATCGAGCACCTTCGACAACACGTCGAATCCGGAAGCGACAAGCCCTTCCTGACGTACAGCGCGTTCTACGCACCACACGACCCGAGGCAGGCCCCTACTGAGTTCCTCGACAAGTATCCGGTTCAAGAGATCAGCGTTCCCGAGAACTATCTGCCGGAGCACCCGTTCGATCAGGGCGACTTCACGCTTCGCGACGAGCAGCTCTGCCCATGGCCACGCACTGAGGAGGCGATCCGCGTTCATCGCCGCGAGTACCACGCGATCCTTACCCACATGGACGCGGAGCTCGGGCGTGTGCTGGACTACCTTGACGAGAGCGGCCTTGCCGACAGCACGATTATTGTCTGGACTGCCGATCACGGGCTGGCGGTGGGACAGCACGGGTTGATGGGCAAGCAGAACATGTACGACCACTCGGTCCGCATTCCGCTGATCTTCGCCGGCCCGGGCGTTCCGGGAGGCCAGACGCGGAACGAGCTGGTGTACCAGCACAGCGTTTTCGCAACCCTTGCCGACCTCACCGGCGTTGAGCCGCCGGCTTCTCTGCAGTTTCCGTCGCTTGCGCCGCTCATTCGAGGAGACCAGGTCGAGGCGCCACACAGCGACGTGTTCTGCAGCTACCGCCACTACCAGCGGATGTGCCGCAACGAGACGCACAAGCTCGTCCTGTATCCGCACAACGGACGTTGGCAGCTGTTCGATCTTGCGAACGATCCGATGGAGACCGACGACCTCGCGCTCCACGACGACGCGAAGTACAAGTATCGCGAACGGATCGAGTCGTTGTGGGACGGGCTGACCAGGTGGCAGAAACGGGTCGGAGACCAGCTCCAGTTGAACGTGTCCGACTTCGGACTTGGCTACGCCCACTGA
- a CDS encoding glycoside hydrolase family protein yields MTATDVPLSEFCRSLEPVGRILEDPEYNVWGCSPIYDDDGRVHVFFARWKNVYHHEGWVTACEVGHAVSREPDRPGGPYDVLKPALVPAGNPESEGGQGNDDAWDADSIHNPTVHRVGDQFVLFYMGATCRPAGCTRDMLVGMSRDEVKPYFHRTVATKRIGMAIADSLNGPWRRVSDQPILTVGADGAWDDYVVSNPAFCPTPDGSFRLYYKGWNRSDNDRGHSNRKYGFAEATELTGPYTKHNTNPVIDFSHLHEDMQCEDAYLWHGDGHYHAVLRDMGFYNQEYGLKFKSRDGIAWGDPEVAFLDAPSYFNEAMPGLDREGRFERPQLLMRDGRPEYLFCAYRGGRYNTSSGVVLRVNRDRLGDIA; encoded by the coding sequence ATGACTGCCACTGACGTTCCGCTATCGGAGTTCTGCCGGTCTCTCGAGCCGGTGGGGCGGATCCTCGAAGACCCGGAGTACAACGTCTGGGGATGCTCTCCGATCTACGACGACGACGGTCGTGTGCACGTCTTCTTCGCACGGTGGAAGAACGTCTACCACCACGAAGGTTGGGTCACTGCGTGCGAGGTCGGCCATGCGGTCTCGCGTGAGCCCGATCGTCCGGGCGGGCCTTACGACGTCCTGAAGCCGGCGCTGGTTCCGGCCGGCAATCCGGAGTCCGAAGGCGGCCAGGGGAACGATGACGCGTGGGATGCGGACTCGATCCACAATCCGACGGTCCATCGCGTCGGCGATCAGTTCGTGCTGTTCTACATGGGCGCGACCTGTCGGCCGGCGGGTTGCACGCGAGACATGCTTGTCGGCATGAGCCGCGACGAAGTGAAGCCCTACTTTCATCGCACGGTCGCCACGAAACGAATCGGCATGGCCATCGCCGATTCGCTCAACGGCCCGTGGCGACGGGTCTCCGACCAGCCGATTCTGACGGTCGGGGCGGACGGTGCCTGGGACGACTACGTCGTTTCGAACCCTGCGTTTTGTCCGACACCCGACGGCAGCTTTCGTCTCTACTACAAGGGTTGGAACCGAAGCGACAACGATCGCGGGCACTCCAACCGCAAGTACGGCTTCGCCGAGGCGACCGAGCTCACCGGGCCGTACACGAAGCACAACACTAACCCGGTCATCGACTTCAGCCACCTCCACGAGGACATGCAGTGCGAGGACGCGTACCTCTGGCACGGAGACGGGCACTACCACGCCGTCCTGCGCGACATGGGCTTCTACAACCAGGAATACGGCCTGAAGTTCAAGTCGCGTGACGGCATCGCGTGGGGCGATCCTGAGGTGGCGTTCCTGGATGCGCCGAGCTACTTCAACGAAGCCATGCCAGGCCTGGATCGCGAAGGCCGCTTCGAGCGACCACAGCTCCTGATGCGCGACGGGCGTCCCGAGTACCTCTTCTGTGCGTACCGCGGCGGCAGATACAACACGTCGTCGGGCGTCGTGCTCCGCGTCAATCGCGATCGTCTCGGCGACATCGCCTAA